The proteins below are encoded in one region of Legionella antarctica:
- the istA gene encoding IS21 family transposase has product MRIKTMAEIREVLYQHKKGMTQRNIEKSLSVSRMSIRKYVSMAKDLGYQEDISNDELEVIALQIHNKIVNTTANNRPNKSEKELEAHHEKIASLLTEKWITHMQIHRILSDNGLVSSRRSLSRYIERHFPSLPKATVHLLTKPGHEAQVDYAFVGFINNKKTYAFIMTLSHSRYRYVEFVHSQNQQSWAQSHINAFHFFGGVPNCILLDNLKSGIIKAHIYDPTVNETYAELSRFYDFIADPAKARTPEHKGKVERSVQLVKEQVIAGITYDDLASMNAFARDWCANKVSHVICSTTGEKPIDVFKNEEFNLLNPLPAGAFDMPIWMDAQVHRDHHFVVAGNFYSVPTIHIGTKVKIRVGLKTVQAYVNHALIKTHIRNYGRGQWETDPNDYHNSAKYYLENTAGVCIEAAKAIGQATEEMVTKVLAEGSRTSLRKAQAIIRLVEEYGNERLENACLRAILFDNYTHQSLKKILTEGLDKKDTRTFSTKRSANHENFAYIRAASDYSSTMEAHYE; this is encoded by the coding sequence ATGAGGATTAAAACAATGGCAGAAATTAGAGAGGTGCTATATCAGCACAAAAAAGGGATGACTCAACGCAATATTGAAAAGTCTCTAAGCGTTTCACGAATGAGCATACGCAAGTACGTTTCAATGGCCAAGGATTTGGGTTATCAGGAGGATATTTCCAATGATGAGCTCGAAGTTATCGCTTTGCAGATACATAATAAAATCGTTAATACTACAGCCAACAACAGACCCAATAAATCAGAAAAAGAACTTGAGGCGCATCACGAAAAAATAGCATCACTCCTCACTGAGAAGTGGATTACCCATATGCAGATACACCGAATTTTAAGCGATAATGGTCTTGTTAGCAGTCGAAGAAGTCTTAGTCGTTATATTGAACGTCATTTCCCCTCGTTGCCTAAGGCTACGGTACATTTGTTAACAAAGCCTGGGCATGAAGCACAAGTTGACTATGCGTTTGTTGGGTTTATCAATAATAAAAAAACATACGCTTTTATTATGACGTTATCACATAGTCGGTATCGATATGTTGAGTTTGTACATTCTCAAAATCAGCAATCATGGGCGCAAAGCCATATCAATGCCTTTCATTTTTTTGGAGGCGTGCCCAACTGCATTCTTTTAGACAATTTGAAATCGGGAATTATTAAAGCACATATTTATGATCCAACGGTCAATGAAACCTATGCAGAGTTATCTCGCTTTTATGACTTTATAGCCGATCCGGCGAAGGCTCGAACGCCCGAGCACAAGGGGAAGGTTGAGCGTAGTGTTCAATTGGTAAAAGAACAGGTTATCGCGGGGATAACCTATGATGATTTGGCCTCGATGAACGCCTTTGCACGTGATTGGTGCGCTAATAAGGTATCGCACGTCATCTGCAGTACCACTGGTGAAAAGCCAATTGACGTATTTAAAAATGAAGAATTTAATTTATTAAACCCACTGCCAGCAGGCGCTTTTGATATGCCCATTTGGATGGATGCTCAAGTTCATCGTGACCATCATTTTGTTGTTGCTGGTAATTTTTATTCTGTGCCAACGATACATATCGGGACAAAGGTTAAAATTAGAGTTGGCTTGAAGACCGTTCAGGCCTATGTGAATCATGCTTTGATTAAGACCCATATTCGTAACTACGGGCGTGGACAGTGGGAAACGGATCCCAATGACTACCATAATTCTGCAAAGTATTACTTAGAAAATACTGCTGGCGTTTGTATTGAAGCGGCCAAAGCAATTGGTCAGGCAACGGAGGAAATGGTCACAAAGGTACTGGCTGAAGGCTCTAGAACGAGCTTAAGAAAAGCCCAGGCTATCATCCGCTTGGTTGAGGAATACGGTAATGAGCGCCTTGAAAATGCATGTTTACGCGCGATTTTATTTGATAATTATACTCATCAATCATTGAAAAAAATCCTCACGGAAGGCCTGGATAAAAAAGACACGAGAACATTCTCCACTAAGCGCTCGGCCAATCATGAGAACTTTGCCTATATTCGCGCAGCAAGTGATTACAGCTCAACGATGGAGGCTCATTATGAGTGA
- the istB gene encoding IS21-like element helper ATPase IstB, which produces MSDINMLELAKKLRLTGIPDTLLARVEQARAASLSYEELLSMLFQDEDEARQQKLLAGRVRQARFEEPQCFENFELARYSTQVTQAIRTLMTGKFIKEKNHVIIMGPVGTGKTHLAQALGLMACQRHKKVCFIRANELLNQFHQARADETWTALFKRYSRYDVLILDDFGLKALSPEQSTDLYDLIAAIHVNSMLIITTNRKIEGWMELFYDPVMANAALDRIVNKAYRIVLDGESYRKKFIPKFNLVDDK; this is translated from the coding sequence ATGAGTGATATCAATATGTTAGAGCTTGCAAAAAAACTACGTTTGACAGGGATCCCAGACACACTGCTAGCAAGAGTAGAACAGGCTCGCGCAGCGTCCCTCTCTTATGAAGAGTTGCTCTCAATGTTGTTTCAGGATGAGGATGAGGCTCGTCAACAAAAATTGCTTGCTGGGCGTGTAAGGCAAGCTCGATTTGAGGAGCCTCAGTGTTTTGAAAATTTTGAACTGGCTCGATATTCAACACAAGTCACACAAGCCATCCGCACCCTGATGACAGGGAAGTTTATCAAAGAAAAAAACCATGTCATCATCATGGGACCTGTTGGCACCGGAAAGACTCACCTGGCTCAAGCCCTGGGTCTAATGGCATGTCAACGACATAAAAAAGTCTGCTTTATAAGAGCGAATGAACTGTTAAATCAGTTCCACCAAGCAAGAGCGGATGAAACATGGACTGCGCTTTTTAAACGTTACTCACGATACGATGTGCTTATTTTAGATGACTTCGGGCTGAAAGCATTATCGCCAGAACAGTCCACTGATCTGTATGATTTAATAGCAGCTATCCATGTAAACTCTATGCTAATTATAACTACTAACCGTAAAATAGAAGGATGGATGGAGCTATTTTATGATCCGGTTATGGCAAACGCAGCATTAGATCGTATCGTAAATAAAGCTTATCGAATTGTTCTTGATGGGGAGTCATACAGGAAAAAATTTATACCGAAATTTAATTTAGTAGATGACAAGTGA
- a CDS encoding AAA family ATPase, whose product MTEGNHIIKRAITNKQTINHEGLKEGQPTVEIISASDIRPENISWLWDGWLAAGKIHILGGAPGTGKTSIALSLASIISQGGQWPDGSSAPQGNILIWSGEDDPRDTLVPRLTLANADLSRISFIQNVFLGNKKRAFDPATDLIFLRQTIETKGNVRLLIIDPIVSAVAGDSLAFLHYLRFEATVTVTWCR is encoded by the coding sequence ATGACGGAAGGTAATCATATTATTAAAAGAGCCATTACAAATAAGCAGACAATCAATCATGAAGGTTTAAAGGAGGGTCAACCTACAGTTGAAATAATTTCTGCTTCAGATATTAGGCCAGAAAACATCTCTTGGCTTTGGGATGGATGGTTAGCTGCTGGTAAAATTCATATCTTAGGCGGTGCTCCGGGTACAGGGAAAACATCCATTGCTTTATCTCTAGCTAGTATTATTAGCCAGGGAGGGCAATGGCCAGATGGATCGAGCGCACCGCAGGGAAATATTTTAATTTGGAGTGGTGAAGATGATCCTCGGGATACGCTAGTACCGAGATTAACATTAGCCAATGCGGATTTATCACGGATATCATTTATCCAAAATGTTTTTTTGGGCAATAAAAAAAGAGCCTTTGATCCAGCTACCGATCTTATATTCTTAAGACAAACCATAGAAACAAAAGGTAATGTCAGATTATTAATCATTGACCCTATTGTTTCTGCTGTAGCTGGGGACAGTTTGGCGTTTCTTCACTATCTCAGGTTCGAAGCTACTGTCACGGTCACGTGGTGTAGATAA